The region TTGCCGAAGAGATGGGGCATAAAGTTGTGCTTACTCGTGAAAACGAACTTGAGCATCAAGTGCTTGCAGATCGTAATGCGGATATCCTTGCTGAATCTCGTGCGCCTGTAGTGACCATTATGGGTCATGTCGACCACGGTAAGACGTCTTTACTTGATCATATTCGAACGGCGAAGGTGGCATCAGGTGAAGCCGGTGGTATTACTCAGCATATTGGTGCATACCATGTTGAGACTGATAACGGTGTGATCACTTTCTTAGATACCCCTGGTCACGCCGCGTTTACCGCTATGCGTGCTCGTGGTGCTAAGGCTACCGATATTGTTATCTTAGTTGTTGCTGCTGATGATGGCGTTATGCCACAAACGATTGAAGCTATCCAGCATGCGAAAGCTGGCGGTGTTCCTTTGATTGTTGCAGTTAACAAGATGGATAAGCCAGAAGCTGATCCTGAACGTGTTAAAAGTGAGCTTTCACAGCATGGTGTTATGTCTGAAGATTGGGGCGGAAACAACATGTTTGTTCACGTTTCAGCTAAGAGCGGCGAAGGTATTGACGAATTACTAGAAGGTATACTTCTAGAAGCTGAAGTACTCGAGCTCAAAGCAATCAAAGAAGGCATGGCAGCAGGTGTTGTTGTTGAATCTAAGTTGGATAAGGGACGTGGTCCCGTTGCAACTGTTTTGGTTCAGGAAGGTACACTTAAACAAGGCGATATCGTACTTTGTGGTCTTGAGTACGGTAAAGTTCGAGCGATGCGTGACGAAAATGGTCGCACGATCACCGAAGCGGGTCCATCTATCCCTGTTGAGATCTTAGGTCTTTCAGGTGTTCCTTCGGCAGGCGATGAAGCAACGGTTGTACGTGATGAGCGTAAAGCCCGTGAAGTGGCACTTTATCGTCAAGGTAAGTTCCGTGACATTAAACTGGCTCGTCAGCAGAAGTCTAAGCTTGAAAACATGTTTGCGAACATGACAGAAGGTGAGGTTCAGGAACTTAATATCGTGCTTAAGGCCGATGTTCAAGGATCACTGGAAGCGATTTGTGATTCATTAAATGGCCTTTCAACCAGTGAAGTTAAAGTCAATATCATCGCACGTGGTGTCGGTGGATTAACTGAAACTGATGCAACATTAGCTGCAGCTTCTAATGCAATCATGGTCGGCTTTAATGTGCGTGCTGATGCACAGGCACGTAAGGTTATCGATAGTGAAAGCGTTGATTTACGTTACTACAGCATCATCTATCAGTTAATCGATGAAGTTAGAGATGCGATGAGTGGCTTGCTTGCTCCTGAGTTTAAGCAGGAGATCATAGGTCTTGCTGAAGTTCGTGATGTATTTAAATCTCCTAAGATTGGTGCTATCGCGGGTTGTATGGTGACTGAAGGTACGATTAAACGCAGTGCTCCAATACGTGTTTTACGTGAAAACATCGTTATCTACGAAGGTGAATTAGAATCACTACGTAGATTCAAAGATGATGTTAGCGATGTTCGTAATGGGATGGAATGTGGTATAGGTGTGAAGAATTACAATGACGTCAGAGTTGGCGATCAGATTGAAGTCTTTGAAACTGTTGAAATCGCACGTTCTCTTTAACAATGTGTAATCTAAAGGGTGGCGTATGCCACCCTTTTTTATTTCTAATAGCTGTTTGTTTATAACAGAGTGGCAAATTATTATGGCAAGAGAATTTAGTCGTACACGACGAATAGCACAACAGTTACAACAAGAGTTGGCGCAAGTATTACAACGTGACATAAAAGATCCCCGTATTGGTATGGTAACTGTCAATGACGTTGAAGTGTCACGTGATTTGAGTTATGCCAAAGTGTTTGTTACCTTTTTTGAGGAGGATAACAAGCTTGTTGAAGAAAAATTAGAGGCGTTAACAACGGCATCTGGTTATGTTCGTTCGTTAGTTGCTGGCCGCATGAAGTTACGAGTGATGCCCGAACTGAGGTTTGTGTATGATGCTTCACTTGTTGAAGGTATGCGCATGTCTAATTTAGTTACTCGCATTATTCATGATGATGAAGCTAAGCAGCACAAACATGACAATGTCGAAAAAAGTGATTCTGCGGATGACACGGAAGGTGGTGAGTAATGGCTCGTCGCTCTCGTGGTCGTTTTATCGATGGAATTTTACTCTTAGATAAAGATACTGGCATGAGTTCGAATTTTGCTTTGCAGAGAGTTAAACGACTCTTTAATGCCGCTAAAGCAGGGCACACAGGTGCACTCGATCCATTGGCGACAGGTATGTTGCCTATCTGTTTAGGCGAAGCAACTAAGTTCTCTCAGCATTTACTTGATGCAGATAAGCGTTATACAGTGACTGCTAAGTTGGGCGAAAGAACCGACACCAGTGATTCAGATGGTGAAGTGGTCCAAACCCGTCCATTAATGTTTACTGAAGAATTATTGATGACGTCATTGGATCACTTTCGTGGTGAAACAATGCAAGTTCCTTCGATGTATTCTGCGCTTAAACATCAAGGTCAGCCTCTGTATAAATATGCTCGTGAAGGGATCGATATTCCAAGAGAAGCAAGGCCTATCAATGTTTTTGAACTTAACTTTATCAGTCTAGAAGGCGATGAGTTGACGTTAGATATTCATTGTTCTAAAGGGACTTATATTCGCACTATTATCGATGATCTTGGTGAAATGTTAGGCTGTGGTGCGCATGTCATTATGCTGCGTAGAACCCAAGTTGCACAATACCCTTATGCGCGT is a window of Shewanella sp. VB17 DNA encoding:
- the infB gene encoding translation initiation factor IF-2; translated protein: MAETTIEKLATEVGKSAQRLVEQFSDAGIKKSETDSVSESEKQQLLEFLKKQHGGDSAPTKMTLQRKSVSTLSVGSGSDSKDIKVEVRKKRTFVKRDPAAEAAAEAEAKIVAEAAAKVQAEIELQAKADAQVKAEAKAIADAEAKEKAKANTAAKAKVAPTAEEKAAQDEADKLQAIKDDAAKAKADDDAKAATEAARILAEENSTRWAEEEKQRKELEKSVDHHVTTSTEARAAEDTADANAEKRDRRPRKAPVAAAANEAASAGKGKRRGGKDSRRDSKARGGRNSRNNRSVAPESMDHAFTKPVAAVKTDVSIGETVSVSELASKMSIKATEIIKQMMKMGSMVTINQVLDQETAQMVAEEMGHKVVLTRENELEHQVLADRNADILAESRAPVVTIMGHVDHGKTSLLDHIRTAKVASGEAGGITQHIGAYHVETDNGVITFLDTPGHAAFTAMRARGAKATDIVILVVAADDGVMPQTIEAIQHAKAGGVPLIVAVNKMDKPEADPERVKSELSQHGVMSEDWGGNNMFVHVSAKSGEGIDELLEGILLEAEVLELKAIKEGMAAGVVVESKLDKGRGPVATVLVQEGTLKQGDIVLCGLEYGKVRAMRDENGRTITEAGPSIPVEILGLSGVPSAGDEATVVRDERKAREVALYRQGKFRDIKLARQQKSKLENMFANMTEGEVQELNIVLKADVQGSLEAICDSLNGLSTSEVKVNIIARGVGGLTETDATLAAASNAIMVGFNVRADAQARKVIDSESVDLRYYSIIYQLIDEVRDAMSGLLAPEFKQEIIGLAEVRDVFKSPKIGAIAGCMVTEGTIKRSAPIRVLRENIVIYEGELESLRRFKDDVSDVRNGMECGIGVKNYNDVRVGDQIEVFETVEIARSL
- the truB gene encoding tRNA pseudouridine(55) synthase TruB codes for the protein MARRSRGRFIDGILLLDKDTGMSSNFALQRVKRLFNAAKAGHTGALDPLATGMLPICLGEATKFSQHLLDADKRYTVTAKLGERTDTSDSDGEVVQTRPLMFTEELLMTSLDHFRGETMQVPSMYSALKHQGQPLYKYAREGIDIPREARPINVFELNFISLEGDELTLDIHCSKGTYIRTIIDDLGEMLGCGAHVIMLRRTQVAQYPYARMVSLAQLNEMMSQAEAEGVESASILDPLLLPMDTAVSQFQEINLSDSLAPYLMNGNPVQVAGLMADEIVRITIGDTHKFVGIGSMNDDGMLAPKRLIVIREDEIDVSLN
- the rbfA gene encoding 30S ribosome-binding factor RbfA, whose protein sequence is MAREFSRTRRIAQQLQQELAQVLQRDIKDPRIGMVTVNDVEVSRDLSYAKVFVTFFEEDNKLVEEKLEALTTASGYVRSLVAGRMKLRVMPELRFVYDASLVEGMRMSNLVTRIIHDDEAKQHKHDNVEKSDSADDTEGGE